Genomic window (Candidatus Hydrogenedentota bacterium):
CGCGAGGACGCCGCCGCCGCCGTGAACCAGGCGACTAACCTCGGTGGTTTGTTTCTCGGCCTCAGCTTCTTCCTTCTTATCTCCGCGCTAATTCTCACGGGCCTGCTATATGCATTTGGCGCGCAGCAGCGCTCAGAGGAACTGGGCGTGCTGGCCGCGCTCGGTTTTGCGAAGGGCCGCATCTACCGCATCATGCTCGGTGAGGCGCTGCTCGTGGCGTTGCCCGGCGCGCTGCTCGGCACGGTGTTCGGCGTGGGCTACGCCTGGGCGCTGATGATCGGCCTTGCGCACTACTGGCAGAACGCAGTCGGCCGCATCCCCATTCTGTTTAGCACGACCCCGCTGACCTTCATCGTCGGACTTGTTTGCACCATCGCGTGCGCACTTGTCATCGCCGCATTTACCGTGCGCCGCCTGTTGCAGCACCAAGTCAGCGATCTTGTGCGCGCGGACTTCACGCAGGAGCACCGCGTGCGGTCCAGCGGCGTGGTCGCGTTGTCGTTCGCGTGCGTGTCGATCCTGCTAGCCGTCGCGTTGGTCGTGTTCGCGCTCGTGTCCCCGCCCGCGGACGCAGCGGGGATATTCTTCGGTTCCGGCACGCTCGCATTGGCCGGCGGACTGCTTATCGCGCGCCACCTTCTGTCACGCTCGGCAAGCGCAAAGCTTACGCCCCGGCGGCCGACGTCGGCGCGCCTCGCACTGTTGAATGCCACGCGCCGCCGCGGACGCAGCCTCGGTATCGTCTCGTCGCTCGCCGCGGGCGGATTCCTTGTGCTTGCGGTGTCGTCGATGCAGAGCGACGTGAGCGCAGACGCGGACAAGCGCTGGTCCGGCACCGGCGGGTTTGCGCTCTACGCGGAATCGACGCTGCCCATTCTCGATCCCGCGGAGATCGACAAGACGGCGCCCGGCGTGACTGCGCACGGCGTCCGTGTGCTCGATGGCGACGATGCAAGCTGCCTCAACCTCAACCACGCGATCCGTCCGCGCGTGCTCGGCGTGGACGCGGAACAGTTTGCGGCGATGGGCGCGTTCGTCGACGAATCGGGCGCAGACCTGTGGCGCCTGCTCGATCGCGACCTCGGCGACGGCGTCATTCCCGCGCTGGTCGGCGACTCGGACACCGCCATGTGGACGTTGAAAAAGAAGACCGGAATCGAAAATGGCGACATGCTCGCCTATCGCGACGACTCGGGCCGGGACGTAACGCTGAAGCTTGTAGGCAAACTGCCCATGCGCCTGTCGGTATTCTCGGGCACGCTGCTCGTGTCGGCAAAACACTTCACGCGCCTCTGGCCGTCCCAGGAAGGTTTTCGCGTGTTCGTGATCGACGCGCCCGCCCTCGATTCAGACGACACAATTGTACAATTGCAGAAGGAATTCGACCGTAGCGGGCTTGATGTCGTCACATCGGTCCACCGCCTCGAACTGTTTCATGCCGTCGAGGGCACCTACCTGAGCATGTTCCTTGTGCTTGGCGGCGTGGGCTTGTTGCTGGGCGCCACGGCTACAGGCGTCGTCGTGTTGCGCAATCTCATCGAGCGCCGCCGCGAAATCGCGTTGCTTCGCGCGGTAGGGTTCACGCCGCGCGCCGTCGTCAACCTGCTATCCTACGAGTATGGGTTCCTCCTGGTGCTGGGCACGCTTATCGGCGGCGTAGCGTCCGTCATCGCGATGCTCCCAGCACTCACATCGTCGCACGCCGAAACCTCGCCGGTATGGCGCCTTGCGGTTTTCGCGCTCGTACTGGTCAGCGCGCTCGTGTGCGCTGCGGCAGCCATCGCCGCCGGTCTCAAGAGAACTGGGACGGACGACCTCCGCGCTGAGTAGTCCTAAGTCAAGAGTTTGGCGGGGCCCGTTTTTCGCGGTTTGACAGGCCGCCGAGCATAAGCGGATTTTCGTCTGCGGATTTCGCTCGTGGTATCGATCCTTGGAATCAATTTCTCAAATTGCGCCGCGCGGAATCCATGATTGGGACGCTATACCGTTCCACGACACGATGCATCGAGGCCATACGAAAGGAAGCCGGGGGCATCTGGAAGAGACGCCCCCGGACTATCGACGGTGACTTGGGTCGGACTATAGACCCTGCAAGACCGCCATTAACTGGTTAACCGGCCACTTACCAGGATACTTGATGAATTCGACGTGCCCGTCCATGTACAGCGTATTCGAACCGCCGGGTTGGTGATTGAATTCCTGTCCCATGTCGGTACTCACCCAATCACCCATGATGGGAAGTTCGGACTGGGCCTTCGCCGAGCCTGCGGGATTGTTGATATCGGTGATCATGAACCGTTCGATGCCTTCGCGCACGCGACGAATGGTCTGATTCCCAAAGGTTGGCAATGAAACGGTGAAATCATTATCCATCGCATTTAGCACGGTTTGGCCGGCTGGAGTGGTAGCAGGGATAGCGACGCCGCCCACTGCATCGAGAATTCCCTGCCAGTTTCCAAGAAAAAGCGCGGCGTCTAGGCCCAAGGGATGAGCAAGCAACGTATCCAGATCGATCACGCCTGCCCAGTTTGCATCCGACAGGCCGGGTATCGTGCTGTTCCAACCGAGGTACAAATAGCTACACGTACCATCGTCCGGTTCACAGGGATAGAACTGCTCATTGGGGGAAACTATCGCAGTCGAATTACCCACATTGTCGATCACAATATTCGCCAAGTTATCGGCCTGGTTGTATACCTCAACGACGTCATTGCCCGTCGTGGATGATGGGCACAAACTCACGGCCGCATCCGTTAGGTATTCCGGAAAGACATCGAAGAAGTTCAGGATGAACTCCCCTTCCGGTTCGTCGCATGCCATCATCTTCTGGCGTGGGAATTTTTCTCCCGGCGACTCGCCGCTGTACATCTTGAAGACGATACCCATTTGTTTCAGGTTATTCTGGCAGGAAGCGCGGCGGGCGGCCTCGCGTGCGCGCGCCAAAGCCGGCAACAGTATCGCCGCGAGAATGGCAATGATGGCGATAACCACAAGCAGTTCGATTAGCGTAAATCCGTGTCTTAATCTCATCGTTCGGTCTCCCAAAGTCACGCTATTGTTTTTTGAATACAACCCGGACTTTTTGTTCCGTGTGCGTTCGTGCGCTTCCCCCTGAATGGGTGCTGTAACGCACGCGGAACCACCACACACAGCCGTAACGGAGATTGCGCTGGTTGATTCCTCCTATGTTGATTCCCTACCGAGCGAGTCCACTGCAAGAACTTCTTGCGCAAAAGAAAGTCAGGCGCATCCCCTATGCGTTGTGCAACAGGGCAATCGGACCATAGGTTTCGCACGCCAAATTGTTCGCAGCGCCCAAAAACGAAGTGAAGCCCCTCACTTCATTGTCACCAGAAAGTTCAGTCTACGCCGCAGAGGCAAAGTTGTCCAGACAAAATTCAATTCGCGTGTCAACTGAGAACTCGCGGGAGTGTGCGGCTCAAACGCGGCCAGCGAACCAGTCCACGATGCGCAGCAGTGCGCGTCCGATTGGGCTGTCTTTCTCGCCGGGCCAATCCTTCTGTTTGATGCGGCCATCGAAGCCGTGTGGGCCTCCATCGACGGTGATAAAGTCGTGTTCTACGCCTGCATCCTTCAACTTCCTGGCCATATCCACGCTCCGCTCGTACGGCACATCGGTATCGGCATTGCCGTGGAGGAGGAGCGTCGGCGGGTAGTCGCGCGTGACGTTGCGTTCGGGGCAGTACGGCGTGAACGCGGCGTCGTCCGACCTGGGGTCAACGCCCATGATCTCCTTCGGCCAGTTCCCGGTCTGCCGGCACCAAAGGTAGAACCGAAAACGATCCGGCCCTCCGCGGTGCGTCTCCGATATCGGGTCGCCGCCTACGACGCCGCGCGCTTCTTCTTCGGATACGCGCGGCATCCGGCAATAGAACGGATCGGGTTCGCTGTACCACGGGCCGACGATGTCGCCGTAGCCGTAGAGCGAGACGAGGGCCTTCGGGCGCGGGACCACCGCGAACCCCGTCATCAGCGTGAGGTAGCCGCCGGCGGACCCACCGATAACACCTACACGGGTGGAGTCGAGGTTGCACTGCTTCGGCAGCGCCTCGCAGATGCTGCGGAACGCCTCGCGCACGTCTTCGATGATCTCCGGCAGTTTGGTTTCGGGCGCGAGGCGGTAATCGATCGAGACCTGCGCGTACCCCTTCTCGGTGAGCATCTCGCGCACGACGGGATGCGTCCATGATCGGCCCCCGCCGATGAGTGCGCCACCATGTATCCAGACGATGATCGGAGCGGGTACGGTGATCTTCGGGCGGTAAAGGTCGTACCGAATTGAACAGCCTTGAACGACACGATAAATGTACGTTTCCAGCATGGCGCCTCCCGGGACAATAACCGTAGCAGCGGCGAAAAGCCTTGCACAAGGGGGACAGATTGCGCACAATCGAGGTCGGGCTGCAATGTGCGATGCGCGACCGCGCGAAACGTGCAATTGACGGACAGGTGGGAGCTGCCAGTAACGGAGGGCCGGTTCATGTGGGTTCCGAAGTGGTATCGGGATCGGAAGAAGGGCATCGAGAGCCCGATTCCGACGCAGGTCGTGTCGAACGAGGAATTCATCCCGCGCCCGCAGACGCGCGAGCAGGCGCAGGTCGAATGGTTGATCGGCAAGCTCGCCGAGGAGAAATCCAGGAAGCTCGGCATGGAGCGGCGCGCGTTTCTGGCGAGTTCAATGGGCATCGCGACCGCCTTCATGGCGAGCAACATGGTCTACGGGAACTACTGGAACGTCGCCGAGGCGGAGACGTTGGAACCTGGCGCGTACGAGGACAAGTTTCCCAAGGGCGAGTACTTCATCTTCGACGTGCAGACGCACTTCACGAACGGTTTCAATCTCGGCTTTCGCAGCGCGCCGTTCATCCGCAGCATGGGTTTCAAGCTAAGCGAAGATGCGGAGGCGTACAGCTTCGAGAATTTCGTCAAGGAGATGTTCTTCGACAGCGAGACGAGCCTCATCTGCATTTCCGGCGTGCCAGGAAAGGAGATCAACCGTGGCGCGGACGGCGCGATCCTCGAGGGCAAGGACCGTTCGCCGGGAATGTTGGGCCTGTTGCCAAGCTGGCTGATGTCGGAACGCAAGTATGAGCTGAACGAAATCGCAGGGTCGCAGCGCGCGCTGTGCCAGGGCAATTGCGCGCCGAACCATTATTGGGACAAGGCGGCGAACAAACCCGCGTTCAACGAACTGTTCGAGCAGATGGAACGCGAGGTGAAGCAGTACAAGATCGATTCGTGGAAGTGGTATTGCCACATGGACCCGGCGAAATCGGGAAACGGGTTCCGGCTCGACGACGAGGCGATGACCTATCCGTTCTATGAAAAGTCGAAGGAACTGGGGCTGAAAACCTTCAGCATTCACAAGGGCTACGCGTCACAATCGCGCATGCTCGGTCATTTCGCGCATCCCGGCGACGTCGAGAAGGCGGCGCTGGCGCACCCCGACATTTCGTTCATTGTCTATCACTCGGCCATGAAACACGGCCCCGGCGAGCCGGAGTTCGACAAGGACGGCACGTTCAATCCGGAGACAGGCGATTTTGAGTGGCACCGCGAGCTGATGGCGATTAAGAAGCGCAATCCGGGGATGAACAACGTCTATTGCGAGATTGGCTCGGCGTTCGGCACGCTCGCGATCGTACATCCGCAACTCGCGCAGCATCTCATCGGGCAGAATATCAAGCACTATGGCGTAGACCACGTGATTTGGGGGACGGACTGTCTGTGGTGGGGTTCGCCACAATGGGTCATCGATGCGTTCAAGCGGCTCGAGATTTCCGATGAATTGTGCGAGAAGTATGGCTATTCGAAGCTGACGAAGGAAGACAAAGCGAAAATCTTCGGGCTAAATGCCGCGAGAATTTACGGCATCGATGTGAACGCCGCGCGCACGAATTTCCCGAAGGATACGTTGAGCAGGTTGAAGACGGCGTATGTGGAACAGGGCATTCTGCGCGACAATGCCGCACATGGGTGGGTACGGGCGGAGAGCGCGTAGCGATTGCGTCCGGTCAACATGTTAGCCATTCTCGTGCTCGTGCTCGTGCTCGTGCTCGTGCTCGTCATCGTACTCGTAGATCGATTGTGTGAATTCGAGCGGCGAAAAGATCGAATACGATGACGAGCAGGAGCACGAGCACGGCAACATGCGTCGTGGTTCTATTCATAGGCGCCGGTGCAATATGTGGTGGGGCGACGCCAAAACTCGATCCCGCGTCATGGGGTAGCGATCACGTTGGTCAGCCCGTGCCTACGTACGAGGACGGTAATACGTGCTTGTTCTGTCACCGTACGTCGATAGGTCCAGCGTGGCAGACAAACAGGCATGCGACGACGATTCGTTCGTTGGCAGACGAGCCCAACGCAGCACAATTGAATGAGAAAGCAAAGGGCGCCGAATTTGTCATGGGCCGGAACGCGCGGCTGCGGTTTCTAAAACCGACCGATGCGTACGGTACGCTTGCGCTGCTGGGCGCGTCGTGGTTGCCCGAGACGAAGACGTGGAAGGGTAGCGCAACGTGGGACAGCGCGAAATTCGGCGCAAAATGCTCGGGGTGTCATGCGTCGGGAGTGGATAGCACGACAAAGACATTTCAGATGCCGTCGCTCGACTGTCACACGTGCCACGGGCTCGCGGTGCCCGAACACACGGAGGACGGTGGGCTGATGCTGCTGTCGGTCCAAGGTTCGACGCGGCCGGAAGTCGAGGTTTCGATCTGCGGCTCGTGCCATTTGCGTGGCGGGAAATCGAAGAGCACAGGTTTGGCGTATCCGAATAACTTTGTCCCGGGCGATAATTTGTTGAAGGACTTCGAAGTCGAACTGTCCGAAGCCCGCATCGCCAAGGAGGGGCTGGGCGACGCCCACATCCTGCAGAACGTCCGCGACGTAGCGGTGCTCGGCAAGACGGACATGATGTGCACAACGTGCCACGACGTACATGGCGAAACGGCCGCGAAACACACAATGCTCCAGACGCGGCCGTCGTGTTTCGTCTGTCACATTGGCGAGGGACCGCTGAAGGCCGTGCGCCCATACGAACGGCACAGCGAAACATGCGAGTACTAGGAGTATGCGATGCACGTGCGGATTCGATTTTGTCAAAGCGGCGCTTGCCTCAATCCGGGGCCGAAAGAAGAGGAAGTATGAATCGTACGCGATAATCGCGGACGAAGACTACGTCAGGTGCGTCCGGTTGGAGTGCAAGGCGCTTGCGGCCCCCGATAAGCAGTCCAAGCTGCGCTACGTTGCGAGATCCGCGACGCTTGTGGGCACGGTGAAGGTGTGTCCGAAATGTTCGGCCCTGCTGTTGATCAAGCCGAAAACG
Coding sequences:
- a CDS encoding alpha/beta hydrolase, translating into MLETYIYRVVQGCSIRYDLYRPKITVPAPIIVWIHGGALIGGGRSWTHPVVREMLTEKGYAQVSIDYRLAPETKLPEIIEDVREAFRSICEALPKQCNLDSTRVGVIGGSAGGYLTLMTGFAVVPRPKALVSLYGYGDIVGPWYSEPDPFYCRMPRVSEEEARGVVGGDPISETHRGGPDRFRFYLWCRQTGNWPKEIMGVDPRSDDAAFTPYCPERNVTRDYPPTLLLHGNADTDVPYERSVDMARKLKDAGVEHDFITVDGGPHGFDGRIKQKDWPGEKDSPIGRALLRIVDWFAGRV
- a CDS encoding ABC transporter permease; translation: MSSFALVLKSLVHYRRAHLGLMIGTALAAAIVTGALAVGDSVNHTLRTYALQRLGNAEAAVVSADRLFSNELVTALREKVSAPIASAFVLQGMAIYQDASSGHRAQANNVQAIGVDAELWRLVDTPPIAPGRREAVLNSHLAESLGAKPGDTVALRIPKPGLLSRDAPLSSREEEASIRANFTVKTIATDAQFGRFSLSASQFPPSNFFVNIADLQQLAENEGKANLILAGRGATLDAIDDALAKSWKPEFSGLRATVRGGVVQLESDRIFFDAATERAALEIPGGQGALTYLVNSIGEGARSTPYSFMTAGGPLTADLRDDEIVVNQWLADQLATREGENVSVAYYEVLPSNKFVEHVREFTIKRVVPMADLAQERELVPEFPGLSNVESCKDWKIGMPMDEKLLEDKPNEEYWKEHKQTPKALVSLAAGQSMWANRFGNLTAVRFADTQPDQVMAQLAQRMSPRDAGLVVRAIREDAAAAVNQATNLGGLFLGLSFFLLISALILTGLLYAFGAQQRSEELGVLAALGFAKGRIYRIMLGEALLVALPGALLGTVFGVGYAWALMIGLAHYWQNAVGRIPILFSTTPLTFIVGLVCTIACALVIAAFTVRRLLQHQVSDLVRADFTQEHRVRSSGVVALSFACVSILLAVALVVFALVSPPADAAGIFFGSGTLALAGGLLIARHLLSRSASAKLTPRRPTSARLALLNATRRRGRSLGIVSSLAAGGFLVLAVSSMQSDVSADADKRWSGTGGFALYAESTLPILDPAEIDKTAPGVTAHGVRVLDGDDASCLNLNHAIRPRVLGVDAEQFAAMGAFVDESGADLWRLLDRDLGDGVIPALVGDSDTAMWTLKKKTGIENGDMLAYRDDSGRDVTLKLVGKLPMRLSVFSGTLLVSAKHFTRLWPSQEGFRVFVIDAPALDSDDTIVQLQKEFDRSGLDVVTSVHRLELFHAVEGTYLSMFLVLGGVGLLLGATATGVVVLRNLIERRREIALLRAVGFTPRAVVNLLSYEYGFLLVLGTLIGGVASVIAMLPALTSSHAETSPVWRLAVFALVLVSALVCAAAAIAAGLKRTGTDDLRAE
- a CDS encoding amidohydrolase — translated: MWVPKWYRDRKKGIESPIPTQVVSNEEFIPRPQTREQAQVEWLIGKLAEEKSRKLGMERRAFLASSMGIATAFMASNMVYGNYWNVAEAETLEPGAYEDKFPKGEYFIFDVQTHFTNGFNLGFRSAPFIRSMGFKLSEDAEAYSFENFVKEMFFDSETSLICISGVPGKEINRGADGAILEGKDRSPGMLGLLPSWLMSERKYELNEIAGSQRALCQGNCAPNHYWDKAANKPAFNELFEQMEREVKQYKIDSWKWYCHMDPAKSGNGFRLDDEAMTYPFYEKSKELGLKTFSIHKGYASQSRMLGHFAHPGDVEKAALAHPDISFIVYHSAMKHGPGEPEFDKDGTFNPETGDFEWHRELMAIKKRNPGMNNVYCEIGSAFGTLAIVHPQLAQHLIGQNIKHYGVDHVIWGTDCLWWGSPQWVIDAFKRLEISDELCEKYGYSKLTKEDKAKIFGLNAARIYGIDVNAARTNFPKDTLSRLKTAYVEQGILRDNAAHGWVRAESA
- a CDS encoding DUF1559 domain-containing protein; protein product: MRLRHGFTLIELLVVIAIIAILAAILLPALARAREAARRASCQNNLKQMGIVFKMYSGESPGEKFPRQKMMACDEPEGEFILNFFDVFPEYLTDAAVSLCPSSTTGNDVVEVYNQADNLANIVIDNVGNSTAIVSPNEQFYPCEPDDGTCSYLYLGWNSTIPGLSDANWAGVIDLDTLLAHPLGLDAALFLGNWQGILDAVGGVAIPATTPAGQTVLNAMDNDFTVSLPTFGNQTIRRVREGIERFMITDINNPAGSAKAQSELPIMGDWVSTDMGQEFNHQPGGSNTLYMDGHVEFIKYPGKWPVNQLMAVLQGL